In Actinomycetota bacterium, a single genomic region encodes these proteins:
- a CDS encoding DNA-directed RNA polymerase subunit beta', producing the protein MLDVNFFDELRIGLATADDIRAWSHGEVKKPETINYRTLKPEKDGLFCEKIFGPTRDWECYCGKYKRVRFKGIICERCGVEVTRAKVRRERMGHIELAAPVTHIWYFKGVPSRLGYLLDLAPKDLEKVIYFAAYMITSVDEDARHRDLPSLEAQLGVEKQQIVNRRDSDVENRQKKLEADLAELEAEGAKSDVRRKVRESAEREMASLRRRADAEVDRLDRVFDRFRNLKVQDLEGDEILYREMRDRFGRYFTGGMGAAAIQARLESFDLDAEAEKLHEIVRTGKGQRKTRALKRLKVVTAFLSTTNSPLGMVLDCVPVIPPDLRPMVQLDGGRFATSDLNDLYRRVINRNNRLKRLLDLGAPEIIVNNEKRMLQESVDALFDNGRRGRPVTGPGNRPLKSLSDMLKGKQGRFRQNLLGKRVDYSGRSVIVVGPQLQLHQCGLPKQMALELFKPFVMKRLVDLNHAQNIKSAKRMVERSRPVVWDVLEEVIAEHPVMLNRAPTLHRLGIQAFEPQLIEGKAIQIHPLVCTAFNADFDGDQMAVHLPLSAEAQAEARILMLSSNNILSPANGRPITTPTQDMVLGIYHLTIRKDAGDGAGTAYSSVSEALMAFDAHALDLQAPIVLRLHGVVPPEGYVAPEGSADGAGEVGQAFRIETTLGRALFNEALPVDYPFVDAEIDKKALGALVNRLAEGYPKVEVAATLDRLKALGFHWATRSGVTISISDVVTPPEKAVLLGSAEEKAEKVQKQYERGLITDSERRQELIEIWTRATDEVAQAMQKNFPKTNPVYMMVNSGARGNFMQVRQIAGMRGLVANPKGEIIPRPIKSNFREGLSVLEYFISTHGARKGLADTALRTADSGYLTRRLVDVSQDVIIREEDCLTDRGLPMAIAETASDGTLRVLDNVDTSVASRVLSRDVLVEGALAGSAGEELSVTRIEELVAAGVAEVRVRSVLTCESKVGTCARCYGRSLATGKLVDVGEAIGIIAAQSIGEPGTQLTMRTFHTGGVAGEDITHGLPRVVELFEARTPKGVAPISEVDGRIRIEDTDKTRKVVVVPDDGSEEIPYTVSKRARLLVEDGGHIQVGQQLMVGAVDPKQVLRILGQRNVQVHLVDQVQEVYRSQGVSIHDKHIEVIVRQMLKRVTIIDSGDAEFLTGELVERGLFERENRRVVESGGTPAAGRPELMGITKASLATESWLSAASFQETTRVLTDAAIHARSDSLLGLKENVIIGKLIPAGTGLARYRNIRVEPTEEAKSTMYASFTSYDDLDYSAFGPASGAAVPLEDYDIGGYAR; encoded by the coding sequence GTGCTGGACGTCAACTTCTTCGACGAACTGCGTATCGGTCTGGCCACGGCCGACGACATCCGCGCCTGGTCACACGGCGAGGTGAAGAAGCCCGAGACCATCAACTACCGGACTCTCAAGCCTGAGAAGGACGGCCTGTTCTGCGAGAAGATCTTCGGTCCGACTCGCGACTGGGAGTGCTACTGCGGCAAGTACAAGCGGGTCCGCTTCAAGGGCATCATCTGCGAGCGGTGCGGCGTGGAGGTGACGCGGGCGAAGGTCCGTCGTGAGCGGATGGGCCACATCGAGTTGGCCGCCCCGGTCACCCACATCTGGTACTTCAAGGGCGTTCCCAGCCGGCTGGGGTACCTGCTGGACCTGGCGCCGAAGGACCTCGAGAAGGTCATCTACTTCGCGGCGTACATGATCACCAGCGTCGACGAGGACGCACGGCACCGCGACCTGCCCAGCCTCGAAGCGCAACTCGGCGTCGAGAAGCAGCAGATCGTGAACCGTCGCGACTCCGACGTGGAGAACCGGCAGAAGAAGCTCGAGGCCGATCTGGCGGAGCTCGAGGCCGAGGGCGCCAAGAGCGACGTACGGCGCAAGGTCCGCGAGTCCGCCGAGCGCGAGATGGCCAGCCTGCGCCGTCGCGCCGACGCCGAGGTCGACCGCCTGGACCGGGTCTTCGACCGGTTCCGCAACCTCAAGGTGCAGGACCTCGAAGGCGACGAGATCCTCTATCGCGAGATGCGCGACCGGTTCGGTCGCTACTTCACCGGCGGCATGGGCGCCGCGGCGATTCAGGCGCGGCTGGAGTCGTTCGACCTGGACGCCGAGGCCGAGAAGCTGCACGAGATCGTGCGTACCGGCAAGGGGCAGCGCAAGACCCGGGCGCTCAAGCGGCTCAAGGTCGTCACTGCCTTCCTCAGCACCACCAACTCGCCGCTGGGCATGGTCCTGGACTGCGTCCCGGTCATCCCGCCGGACCTGCGGCCCATGGTTCAGCTCGACGGTGGTCGTTTCGCCACCTCCGACCTCAACGACCTGTACCGCCGCGTCATCAACCGCAACAACCGGCTCAAGCGACTGCTGGACCTCGGGGCTCCCGAGATCATCGTGAACAACGAGAAGCGGATGCTGCAGGAGTCCGTCGACGCGTTGTTCGACAACGGCCGGCGCGGCCGGCCGGTGACCGGTCCGGGCAACCGTCCGCTGAAGTCCTTGTCGGACATGCTCAAGGGCAAGCAGGGCCGGTTCCGGCAGAACCTGCTGGGCAAGCGGGTGGACTACTCCGGCCGTTCGGTGATCGTCGTCGGCCCGCAGTTGCAGCTGCACCAGTGCGGCCTGCCCAAGCAGATGGCGCTCGAGCTGTTCAAGCCGTTCGTCATGAAGCGGCTCGTCGACCTCAACCACGCGCAGAACATCAAGTCCGCCAAGCGCATGGTGGAGCGGTCGCGTCCGGTCGTGTGGGACGTCCTGGAAGAGGTCATCGCCGAGCACCCGGTCATGCTGAACCGGGCGCCGACGCTGCACCGGCTCGGGATCCAGGCCTTCGAGCCCCAGCTCATCGAGGGCAAGGCGATCCAGATCCACCCGCTCGTGTGCACCGCGTTCAACGCGGACTTCGACGGTGACCAGATGGCCGTCCACCTGCCGCTGTCGGCCGAGGCCCAGGCCGAGGCGCGGATCCTCATGTTGTCCAGCAACAACATCCTGTCGCCGGCCAACGGCCGTCCGATCACCACGCCGACCCAGGACATGGTGCTCGGGATCTACCACCTGACGATCCGCAAAGACGCCGGTGACGGCGCCGGTACGGCGTACTCCTCGGTGTCCGAGGCGCTCATGGCCTTCGATGCCCACGCGCTGGACCTGCAGGCGCCGATCGTGCTGCGGCTGCACGGCGTCGTACCGCCGGAGGGCTACGTGGCTCCGGAGGGCAGCGCCGACGGTGCCGGCGAGGTCGGCCAGGCGTTCCGGATCGAGACCACCCTCGGCCGGGCGCTGTTCAACGAGGCCCTGCCGGTGGACTACCCGTTCGTCGACGCCGAGATCGACAAGAAGGCGCTGGGCGCCTTGGTCAACCGGCTCGCCGAGGGGTACCCGAAGGTGGAGGTCGCGGCGACCCTCGACCGGCTCAAGGCGCTCGGCTTCCACTGGGCCACCCGGTCCGGCGTCACCATCTCGATCTCCGACGTCGTGACGCCGCCGGAGAAGGCGGTGCTGCTGGGCTCGGCCGAGGAGAAGGCCGAGAAGGTGCAGAAGCAGTACGAGCGGGGTCTGATCACCGACTCGGAGCGGCGCCAGGAACTCATCGAGATCTGGACCCGGGCGACCGACGAGGTGGCCCAGGCGATGCAGAAGAACTTCCCGAAGACCAACCCGGTCTACATGATGGTCAACTCGGGGGCGCGCGGAAACTTCATGCAGGTCCGGCAGATCGCCGGTATGCGCGGACTGGTCGCCAACCCCAAGGGCGAGATCATCCCGCGGCCGATCAAGTCCAACTTCCGCGAGGGCCTGTCGGTGCTGGAGTACTTCATCTCCACGCACGGTGCCCGCAAGGGCCTGGCCGACACCGCGCTGCGGACGGCCGACTCCGGGTACCTCACCCGGCGGCTGGTCGACGTCTCGCAGGACGTGATCATTCGCGAGGAGGACTGCCTGACCGACCGTGGCCTGCCGATGGCGATCGCCGAGACCGCGTCGGACGGCACGCTGCGCGTCCTGGACAACGTCGACACGTCGGTGGCGTCCCGGGTGCTGTCCCGTGACGTCCTGGTCGAGGGTGCGCTGGCCGGGTCTGCCGGTGAAGAGCTGTCGGTGACCCGGATCGAGGAACTGGTCGCGGCCGGGGTCGCCGAGGTGCGGGTCCGCTCGGTGCTGACCTGCGAGAGCAAGGTCGGTACCTGCGCGCGGTGCTACGGCCGCTCGCTGGCGACCGGCAAGCTCGTCGATGTCGGCGAGGCCATCGGGATCATCGCCGCTCAGTCGATCGGTGAGCCGGGCACGCAGCTGACGATGCGCACGTTCCACACCGGCGGCGTCGCCGGTGAGGACATCACCCACGGCCTGCCCCGGGTCGTCGAACTGTTCGAGGCCCGTACCCCCAAGGGGGTCGCCCCGATCAGCGAGGTGGACGGCCGGATCCGGATCGAGGACACCGACAAGACCCGCAAGGTCGTCGTGGTGCCCGACGACGGCTCCGAGGAGATCCCGTACACGGTGTCCAAGCGGGCGCGGCTGCTGGTCGAGGACGGTGGCCACATCCAGGTCGGCCAGCAGCTCATGGTCGGCGCGGTGGATCCCAAGCAGGTGCTGCGGATCCTCGGCCAGCGCAACGTCCAGGTGCACCTGGTCGACCAGGTGCAGGAGGTCTACCGCTCGCAGGGCGTGTCGATCCACGACAAGCACATCGAGGTGATCGTCCGCCAGATGCTCAAGCGGGTCACGATCATCGACTCCGGCGACGCGGAGTTCCTCACCGGCGAACTGGTCGAGCGCGGGCTGTTCGAGCGGGAGAACCGGCGGGTGGTGGAGTCCGGTGGTACGCCGGCCGCCGGGCGTCCGGAACTGATGGGTATCACGAAGGCGTCGCTGGCCACCGAGTCGTGGCTGTCGGCGGCGTCGTTCCAGGAGACCACCCGGGTGCTGACCGACGCGGCGATCCACGCCAGGTCGGACTCGCTGCTGGGCCTCAAGGAGAACGTGATCATCGGCAAGCTCATCCCCGCGGGGACGGGCCTGGCGCGTTACCGCAACATCCGCGTCGAGCCCACCGAGGAGGCGAAGTCCACCATGTACGCGTCGTTCACGTCCTACGACGACCTGGACTACTCGGCCTTCGGCCCGGCGTCCGGTGCGGCGGTGCCGCTGGAGGACTACGACATCGGCGGCTACGCACGCTGA
- a CDS encoding 30S ribosomal protein S10, translated as MAGQKIRIRLKAYDHEVIDSSARKIVETVTRTGAQVAGPVPLPTEKNVYCVIRSPHKYKDSREHFEMRTHKRLIDILDPTPKTVDSLMRLDLPAGVDIEIKL; from the coding sequence ATGGCGGGACAGAAGATCCGCATCAGGCTCAAGGCCTACGACCACGAGGTCATCGACAGCTCGGCGCGCAAGATCGTCGAGACGGTGACCCGCACCGGTGCGCAGGTCGCGGGTCCGGTGCCGCTGCCGACGGAGAAGAACGTCTACTGCGTGATCCGCTCGCCGCACAAATACAAGGACAGCCGCGAACACTTCGAGATGCGCACGCACAAGCGGCTCATCGACATCCTCGATCCCACGCCGAAGACGGTCGACTCGCTGATGCGGCTCGACCTGCCGGCCGGGGTCGACATCGAGATCAAGCTCTGA
- the tuf gene encoding elongation factor Tu, with product MAKAKFERTKPHVNIGTIGHIDHGKTTLTAAITKVLHDKYPDVNPFTPFDQIDKAPEERQRGITISIAHVEYQTEARHYAHVDCPGHADYIKNMITGAAQMDGAILVVAATDGPMPQTKEHVLLARQVGVPSIVVALNKCDMVDDEEILELVELEVRELLSLYEFPGDDIPVVRVAAAPALQGDAKWADAILELMGAVDEYIPTPEREIDKPFLMPIEDVFTITGRGTVVTGRIERGIVKVNEEIEIVGIRPGPATKTTVTGVEMFRKLLDEGQAGENVGLLLRGTKRDDVERGQVICKPGSITPHTDFEAQVYILSKDEGGRHTPFFNNYRPQFYFRTTDVTGVVTLPEGTEMVMPGDNTEMTVALIQSIAMEDGLKFAIREGGRTVGAGRVTKILK from the coding sequence GTGGCGAAGGCGAAGTTCGAGCGGACTAAGCCGCACGTCAACATCGGTACGATCGGGCATATCGACCACGGCAAGACGACGCTCACGGCGGCGATCACCAAGGTCCTGCACGACAAGTACCCTGACGTCAACCCCTTCACGCCGTTCGACCAGATCGACAAGGCGCCGGAGGAGCGGCAGCGCGGTATCACGATCTCGATCGCGCACGTCGAGTACCAGACCGAGGCGCGGCACTACGCGCACGTCGACTGTCCTGGTCACGCCGACTACATCAAGAACATGATCACCGGTGCCGCCCAGATGGACGGCGCGATCCTGGTGGTCGCGGCGACCGACGGCCCGATGCCGCAGACCAAGGAGCACGTGCTGCTGGCCCGCCAGGTCGGCGTGCCCTCGATCGTCGTGGCACTGAACAAGTGCGACATGGTCGACGACGAGGAGATCCTCGAGCTCGTCGAGCTCGAGGTGCGGGAACTGCTGTCGCTGTACGAGTTCCCCGGCGACGACATCCCCGTGGTCCGGGTGGCGGCCGCGCCGGCGCTGCAGGGCGACGCCAAGTGGGCCGACGCGATCCTTGAGCTCATGGGCGCGGTCGACGAGTACATCCCGACCCCGGAGCGGGAGATCGACAAGCCGTTCCTCATGCCGATCGAGGACGTCTTCACGATCACCGGCCGCGGCACGGTCGTGACCGGCCGGATCGAGCGCGGCATCGTCAAGGTCAACGAGGAGATCGAGATCGTGGGCATCCGCCCCGGTCCGGCCACCAAGACGACCGTCACCGGTGTCGAGATGTTCCGCAAGCTGCTCGACGAGGGCCAGGCCGGTGAGAACGTCGGCCTGCTGCTGCGCGGCACCAAGCGGGACGACGTCGAGCGCGGCCAGGTCATCTGCAAGCCGGGGTCGATCACTCCGCACACCGACTTCGAGGCGCAGGTCTACATCCTGTCCAAGGACGAGGGCGGGCGGCACACGCCGTTCTTCAACAACTACCGGCCGCAGTTCTACTTCCGCACCACCGACGTGACCGGAGTGGTGACCCTCCCCGAGGGCACCGAGATGGTCATGCCCGGTGACAACACCGAGATGACGGTCGCGCTGATTCAGTCGATCGCCATGGAGGACGGCCTGAAGTTCGCCATCCGTGAGGGTGGCCGGACCGTCGGCGCCGGCCGGGTCACGAAGATCCTCAAGTAG
- a CDS encoding 30S ribosomal protein S7 — translation MPRKGSPGKRPIVTDPVYQSPLVTQLINKVLLDGKRSVAEHIVYNALEGTREKTGTDPVVTLKRALDNVKPALEVKSRRVGGATYQVPIEVKAGRSTTLALRWLIGYSRQRREKTMTERLMNEILDASNGLGASVKRREDTHKMAESNRAFAHYRW, via the coding sequence ATGCCGCGCAAGGGCTCGCCGGGCAAGCGGCCGATCGTCACCGACCCGGTCTACCAGTCGCCGCTGGTCACCCAGCTGATCAACAAGGTGCTGCTGGACGGCAAGCGTTCGGTGGCCGAGCACATCGTCTACAACGCGTTGGAAGGCACCCGGGAGAAGACGGGCACCGATCCGGTGGTCACGCTCAAGCGCGCGCTGGACAACGTGAAGCCGGCGCTGGAGGTCAAGTCCCGCCGGGTCGGTGGCGCCACCTACCAGGTGCCCATCGAGGTGAAGGCGGGCCGCAGTACGACGCTGGCCCTGCGCTGGCTGATCGGCTACTCGCGGCAGCGCCGGGAGAAGACGATGACCGAGCGCCTGATGAACGAGATCCTCGACGCCAGCAACGGGCTGGGCGCCAGCGTCAAGCGGCGCGAGGACACCCACAAGATGGCCGAGTCCAACCGGGCCTTCGCCCACTACCGCTGGTAA
- the fusA gene encoding elongation factor G encodes MSTETALALAKTRNIGIMAHIDAGKTTTTERILFYTGINYKIGEVHEGAATMDWMEQEQERGITITSAATTCQWRGHNINIIDTPGHVDFTVEVERSLRVLDGAVTVFDGVAGVEPQSETVWRQADRYNVPRICFVNKLDRVGAEFHRCVDMIVSRLSAVPLVLQIPIGAEADFKGVVDLVEMRALIWPGETKKGEDYLVEEIPASHTEAAREWRDRLLETIAEADDDMMEKYLEGEEPSVAELQAAIRRATLASKLTPVLCGSAFKNKGVQPMLDAVVAYLPSPLDVEAIKGHKQGDEDVVIERHPSDDEPFAALAFKIMTDPHLGKLIYVRVYSGQLIQGSQVLNATKDRKERIGKIYRMHANKREEISAVGAGQIVAVMGLKDTTTGETLCDPANPVVLESMNFPAPVIQVAIEPKSKGDQDKLGTAIQRLSEEDPTFQVRTDEETGQTLISGMGELHLEILVDRMRREFKVEANVGKPQVAYRETLTKRVEKVDYVHKKQTGGSGQYAKVLIDVEPTGGGDGGYEFENKVTGGRIPREYIPSVDAGCQEAMEYGVLAGYPMVDVKVTLQDGAYHEVDSSELAFKIAGSMAFKEAARRAGPVLLEPMMAVEVTTPDDFMGDVIGDLNSRRGQIQAMEERAGARIVKALVPLSEMFGYVGDLRSRTQGRASYSMQFDSYAQVPQNVATEIIAKARGE; translated from the coding sequence GTGTCGACCGAGACTGCCCTCGCGCTGGCCAAGACCCGGAACATCGGGATCATGGCCCATATCGACGCGGGCAAGACCACGACGACCGAGCGGATCCTCTTCTACACCGGGATCAACTACAAGATCGGCGAGGTCCACGAGGGCGCCGCCACGATGGACTGGATGGAGCAGGAGCAGGAGCGCGGCATCACGATCACGTCCGCGGCGACGACCTGCCAGTGGCGCGGCCACAACATCAACATCATCGACACCCCGGGCCACGTCGACTTCACCGTCGAGGTGGAGCGCTCGCTTCGTGTGCTCGACGGTGCGGTCACGGTGTTCGACGGGGTCGCGGGCGTCGAGCCGCAGTCGGAGACGGTGTGGCGGCAGGCGGACCGGTACAACGTCCCGCGCATCTGTTTCGTCAACAAGCTCGACCGGGTCGGCGCCGAGTTCCACCGCTGCGTCGACATGATCGTGTCGCGGCTGTCCGCCGTACCGCTGGTGCTGCAGATCCCGATCGGTGCCGAGGCCGACTTCAAGGGCGTCGTGGACCTGGTCGAGATGCGGGCGCTGATCTGGCCCGGGGAGACCAAGAAGGGCGAGGACTACCTCGTCGAGGAGATCCCGGCGAGCCACACCGAGGCCGCCCGCGAGTGGCGTGACCGGCTGCTGGAGACCATCGCCGAGGCCGACGACGACATGATGGAGAAGTACCTCGAAGGCGAGGAGCCGTCGGTCGCCGAGCTGCAGGCGGCCATCCGCCGCGCGACGCTGGCCAGCAAGCTGACTCCGGTGCTGTGCGGTTCGGCCTTCAAGAACAAGGGCGTGCAGCCCATGCTCGACGCGGTCGTGGCGTATCTGCCCTCGCCGCTGGACGTCGAGGCGATCAAGGGCCACAAGCAGGGCGACGAGGACGTCGTGATCGAGCGCCACCCCAGCGACGACGAGCCCTTCGCCGCGCTCGCCTTCAAGATCATGACCGACCCGCACCTCGGCAAGCTCATCTACGTACGCGTCTACTCCGGCCAGCTGATCCAGGGCTCGCAGGTCCTCAACGCGACGAAGGACCGCAAGGAGCGCATCGGCAAGATCTACCGGATGCACGCGAACAAGCGTGAGGAGATCTCGGCGGTGGGCGCGGGCCAGATCGTGGCCGTGATGGGGCTGAAGGACACCACCACCGGCGAGACCCTCTGCGACCCGGCCAATCCCGTGGTGCTGGAGTCGATGAACTTCCCGGCGCCGGTCATCCAGGTCGCCATCGAGCCGAAGTCCAAGGGAGACCAGGACAAGCTCGGCACGGCGATCCAGCGGCTGTCCGAGGAGGACCCGACCTTCCAGGTCCGCACCGACGAGGAGACCGGGCAGACGCTCATCTCCGGCATGGGCGAGCTGCACCTGGAGATCCTGGTCGACCGGATGCGCCGCGAGTTCAAGGTCGAGGCCAACGTCGGCAAGCCCCAGGTCGCGTACCGCGAGACGCTGACGAAGCGCGTCGAGAAGGTCGACTACGTCCACAAGAAGCAGACCGGTGGTTCGGGCCAGTACGCGAAGGTCCTCATCGACGTCGAGCCGACCGGGGGTGGCGACGGCGGGTACGAGTTCGAGAACAAGGTCACCGGCGGTCGCATCCCGCGGGAGTACATCCCGTCGGTCGACGCCGGCTGCCAGGAGGCCATGGAGTACGGCGTCCTGGCCGGCTACCCGATGGTCGACGTCAAGGTGACGCTGCAGGACGGCGCCTACCACGAGGTCGACTCCTCCGAACTGGCATTCAAGATCGCCGGCTCGATGGCCTTCAAGGAGGCCGCCCGCCGGGCCGGTCCGGTGCTGCTCGAGCCGATGATGGCCGTCGAGGTGACGACGCCGGATGACTTCATGGGCGACGTGATCGGCGACCTGAACTCCCGTCGTGGCCAGATCCAGGCTATGGAAGAACGCGCCGGCGCCCGGATCGTCAAGGCGCTCGTGCCGTTGTCGGAGATGTTCGGCTACGTCGGCGACCTGCGCAGCAGGACCCAGGGACGGGCGAGCTACTCCATGCAGTTCGACTCGTACGCCCAGGTTCCGCAGAACGTGGCGACCGAGATCATCGCGAAGGCGAGGGGCGAGTGA
- a CDS encoding DUF4190 domain-containing protein, with the protein MTEQNPDEAGSATPPPPPEASPEQAGSLPPKPRWGTNPPGYVPPPAYGTPPPGPAYGTQPPAPTYGAAPAPNYSAPPPPPPYGGMPPPYPPMAYGPGPYQPGPHGYPPAGYGYARPQETSSDAIVALVLSIVSWAVFPLIPAIIALVFAGRATEAIGASGGRLTGEGLVTAAKIVSWINIGLWLLIGAFIVVVVAAAVAST; encoded by the coding sequence GTGACCGAGCAGAACCCTGACGAGGCCGGCAGCGCCACCCCACCGCCGCCACCGGAAGCCTCGCCGGAGCAGGCCGGCTCGCTGCCGCCGAAACCGCGGTGGGGGACCAACCCCCCGGGGTACGTCCCGCCACCGGCGTACGGCACGCCGCCGCCCGGACCGGCGTACGGCACCCAGCCGCCGGCCCCGACCTACGGCGCGGCGCCGGCACCGAACTACAGCGCGCCACCGCCGCCACCGCCGTACGGCGGCATGCCCCCGCCGTACCCGCCGATGGCCTACGGGCCGGGGCCGTACCAGCCGGGCCCGCACGGCTACCCGCCGGCCGGCTACGGCTACGCGCGGCCGCAGGAGACGTCGAGCGACGCGATCGTCGCCCTGGTGCTGTCGATCGTCTCGTGGGCGGTGTTTCCGCTGATCCCGGCGATCATCGCGCTGGTGTTCGCCGGCCGCGCCACCGAGGCGATCGGGGCCTCCGGAGGCCGGCTGACCGGCGAGGGTCTGGTGACCGCGGCGAAGATCGTGTCCTGGATCAACATCGGCCTCTGGCTGCTGATCGGGGCCTTCATCGTGGTGGTCGTCGCGGCGGCGGTGGCCTCGACGTAG
- a CDS encoding 30S ribosomal protein S12 — MPTIQQLVRKGRQDKVAKNKTPALKGSPQRRGVCTRVYTTTPKKPNSALRKVARVRLSSGIEVTAYIPGVGHNLQEHSIVLVRGGRVKDLPGVRYKIIRGSLDTQGVKNRKQARSRYGAKKEKG; from the coding sequence GTGCCCACGATCCAGCAGCTGGTCCGCAAGGGCCGGCAGGACAAGGTCGCGAAGAACAAGACGCCGGCGCTCAAGGGCAGCCCGCAGCGTCGCGGCGTCTGCACGCGCGTCTACACCACGACGCCGAAGAAGCCGAACTCCGCGCTGCGCAAGGTCGCCCGCGTCCGGCTGTCGTCGGGCATCGAGGTGACCGCGTACATCCCCGGTGTGGGCCACAACCTGCAGGAGCACTCGATCGTGCTGGTCCGCGGCGGCCGGGTGAAGGACCTCCCCGGTGTCCGCTACAAGATCATTCGCGGCTCGCTGGACACCCAGGGTGTGAAGAACCGCAAGCAGGCACGCTCTCGGTACGGCGCGAAGAAGGAGAAGGGCTGA